A window of the Lagenorhynchus albirostris chromosome 1, mLagAlb1.1, whole genome shotgun sequence genome harbors these coding sequences:
- the CHAC1 gene encoding glutathione-specific gamma-glutamylcyclotransferase 1 — MKQESAAQNTPPASPPPSQHPQDDCDPQALWIFGYGSLVWRPDFAYSDSRVGFVRGYSRRFWQGDTFHRGSDKMPGRVVTLLEDREGCTWGVAYQVQGEQVNEALKYLNVREAVLGSYDTKEVTFYPQDTPDQPLKALAYVATPQNPGYLGPAPEEAIATQILACRGFSGHNLEYLLRLADFMQLCGPQAQDEHLAAIVDAVGTMLPCFCPTEQALALV, encoded by the exons ATGAAGCAGGAGTCTGCAGCTCAGAACACCCCGCCCGCCTCACCGCCCCCCTCGCAGCACCCCCAGGACGACTGCGACCCCCAAGCGTTGTGGATTTTCGGGTACGGCTCCCTGGTGTGGAGGCCCGACTTCGCCTACAGCGACAGCCGTGTGGGCTTCGTGCGCGGCTACAGCCGCCGCTTCTGGCAGGGAGACACCTTCCATCGGGGCAGCGACAAGATG cCTGGTCGTGTGGTGACCCTCCTTGAAGATCGCGAG GGCTGCACTTGGGGTGTGGCGTACCAGGTGCAAGGTGAGCAGGTGAATGAGGCCCTGAAGTACCTGAATGTGCGGGAGGCAGTGCTTGGCAGCTATGATACCAAGGAGGTCACCTTCTACCCTCAAGATACCCCTGACCAACCACTCAAGGCATTGGCCTACGTGGCCACCCCGCAGAACCCTGGTTACCTGGGCCCTGCGCCTGAGGAGGCCATCGCTACGCAGATCCTGGCCTGCCGAGGCTTCTCTGGCCACAACCTTGAGTACTTGCTGCGCCTGGCAGACTTCATGCAGCTCTGTGGGCCCCAGGCACAGGACGAGCACCTAGCAGCCATCGTGGATGCTGTAGGCACCATGCTGCCCTGCTTCTGCCCCACTGAGCAGGCTTTGGCACTGGTCTGA